One stretch of Xanthomonas sp. DAR 35659 DNA includes these proteins:
- a CDS encoding DUF6172 family protein encodes MKKTYQLRIEGKHPDRLLDASKHDIRKYIRRERRKALPPGADYWDFDTRLGSEEASAVEVSPADLLRSVDALVAAGGTQFYVEIRSKPGKRTPRPKGDAAVDPFDD; translated from the coding sequence GTGAAGAAGACGTACCAGCTCCGCATCGAAGGCAAGCATCCCGACCGCCTGCTGGATGCCAGCAAGCACGACATCCGCAAGTACATCCGCCGCGAGCGCCGCAAGGCGTTGCCGCCCGGCGCCGACTACTGGGATTTCGACACCCGGCTCGGGAGCGAAGAAGCCAGCGCCGTGGAGGTGTCACCGGCGGACCTGCTGCGCTCGGTCGATGCGCTGGTCGCCGCCGGCGGCACCCAGTTCTACGTGGAGATCCGCAGCAAGCCGGGCAAGCGCACGCCGCGGCCGAAGGGCGACGCCGCTGTCGATCCATTCGACGATTGA
- a CDS encoding dihydrolipoamide acetyltransferase family protein codes for MSETKTFNLPDLGEGLPDATIVEWFVKEGDTIRLDEPLVSMETAKAVVEVPSPVSGKVLKLAGAPGDIVVTGSMLAQFSLDASLPQRAEGQDTGHHHGGAAAPAHAGKGAGADTAAADDRVVASDDGGELHDADNAAPAGARDDAGTVVGAMQSSNAVHSERTVSVGGVRAMPAVRALARKLGVDLARVRASGGDGAVTLADVKQAAADGSAQVGTSVGAASAATARGAQVAAEAASANAHTAAATSTRAPLSAAGKPMRTQPPGVAAQGQPEQLKGVRRNMARVMADAHAKVVPTTLNDDADVHAWAPGNDMTVRLVRAIVVACRAVPALNAWFDGDALTRTQHAHVDIGIAVDTDDGLFVPALRNADMLDARGVREGINRLRQQVEARSIPASELSGYTISLSNFGMFAGRYATPVVVPPCVAIVAAGRARHQVVPVMGGIETHRVIPLSVTFDHRACTGGEAARFLRAMIDDLALVD; via the coding sequence ATGAGCGAAACCAAGACATTCAATCTGCCGGACCTGGGCGAAGGCCTGCCCGATGCCACCATCGTCGAATGGTTCGTCAAGGAAGGCGACACCATTCGCCTCGACGAACCGCTGGTCTCGATGGAGACCGCCAAGGCCGTGGTCGAGGTGCCCTCGCCGGTATCCGGCAAGGTGCTGAAGCTGGCCGGCGCGCCGGGCGACATCGTCGTCACCGGCAGCATGCTGGCGCAGTTCTCGCTCGATGCCAGCCTGCCGCAGCGCGCCGAAGGCCAGGACACCGGCCACCACCACGGCGGCGCGGCGGCCCCGGCCCACGCCGGCAAGGGCGCCGGCGCGGACACCGCCGCGGCCGACGATCGCGTGGTCGCCTCCGACGACGGCGGCGAACTGCACGACGCCGACAACGCCGCGCCGGCTGGCGCGCGCGACGATGCCGGCACCGTGGTCGGCGCGATGCAGAGCTCCAACGCCGTGCACAGCGAGCGCACCGTCTCGGTGGGCGGCGTGCGCGCGATGCCGGCGGTGCGCGCCCTGGCCCGGAAGCTGGGCGTGGACCTGGCGCGGGTGCGTGCCAGCGGCGGCGACGGCGCGGTGACCCTGGCCGACGTGAAGCAGGCCGCGGCCGATGGCTCGGCGCAGGTGGGCACGTCTGTAGGAGCGGCGTCAGCCGCGACTGCACGCGGCGCACAGGTCGCGGCTGAAGCCGCTTCTGCAAACGCTCACACGGCAGCGGCAACCTCCACCCGTGCCCCGCTCTCCGCCGCCGGCAAGCCGATGCGCACGCAGCCGCCGGGCGTCGCCGCGCAGGGCCAGCCCGAGCAGCTCAAGGGCGTGCGCCGCAACATGGCGCGGGTGATGGCCGACGCGCACGCCAAGGTGGTGCCGACCACGCTCAACGACGACGCCGACGTGCATGCCTGGGCGCCCGGCAACGACATGACCGTGCGCCTGGTGCGCGCGATCGTCGTCGCCTGCCGCGCGGTGCCGGCGCTCAACGCCTGGTTCGACGGCGACGCGCTGACCCGCACCCAGCACGCGCACGTGGACATCGGCATCGCCGTGGATACCGACGACGGTCTGTTCGTGCCGGCCCTGCGCAACGCCGACATGCTCGACGCGCGCGGCGTGCGCGAAGGCATCAATCGCCTGCGCCAGCAGGTGGAGGCGCGCAGCATTCCGGCCTCGGAACTGAGCGGCTACACCATCTCGCTGTCCAACTTCGGCATGTTCGCCGGCCGCTACGCCACGCCGGTGGTGGTGCCGCCGTGCGTGGCGATCGTCGCCGCCGGCCGCGCCCGCCACCAGGTGGTGCCGGTGATGGGCGGCATCGAGACGCACCGGGTGATTCCGCTGTCGGTCACCTTCGACCACCGCGCCTGCACCGGCGGCGAGGCGGCGCGCTTCCTGCGCGCGATGATCGACGACCTGGCGCTGGTGGACTGA
- a CDS encoding M4 family metallopeptidase has translation MTLSLRHRPLALLPSLLLALAATSASAAQRVDLHAKDPNTLGTQYRSAAARVGGIPAAAAVRHAELIGLDAESVLTLLGSSEDPDGTVHRRYQQTFRGIPVWGEQVIVSERADGSVHSLFGRSVAGLASELPATAANASGAALSADRALLLAQRAAFGAAQGERRLERAQAPQMIYLDDSDRAHLAYVVSFFADAPQGGAPSRPFVIVDARSGAILKQWEGLTTRDATGPGGNAKTGQYEYGTSGSIHGFLDVDNNCRMQNTNVKSVNLNGGSSGTTAYQFTCPRNTYKAINGAYSPINDAHYFGGVIEKMYRSYVGVAPLSFQLVMRVHYGSRYENAFWNGSTMNFGDGNTRFYPLVSADVAGHEVSHGFTEQHSNLTYSGQSGGINEAFSDMAGEATEYYLKGSNDFLVGAEIVKASGALRYMANPTQDGASIDNAANYSSGMNVHYSSGVYNKAFYTLAKTSGWNTRSAFEVFARANQLYWTPSTSFNSGACGVQTAASDLSRSVTAVRNAFAAVGVSCPQ, from the coding sequence ATGACCCTGTCGCTTCGTCATCGTCCGCTGGCGCTGCTGCCGTCCCTGCTGCTCGCGCTCGCCGCCACCTCCGCCAGCGCCGCGCAACGCGTGGACCTGCATGCCAAGGATCCGAACACGCTCGGCACCCAGTACCGCAGCGCGGCCGCCCGCGTCGGCGGCATTCCGGCCGCCGCCGCGGTCCGCCATGCCGAACTGATCGGGCTGGACGCCGAATCCGTGCTGACCCTGCTCGGCAGCAGCGAGGACCCCGACGGCACCGTGCACCGCCGCTACCAGCAGACGTTCCGCGGCATTCCGGTGTGGGGCGAACAGGTGATCGTCAGCGAGCGCGCCGACGGCAGCGTGCACAGCCTGTTCGGGCGCTCCGTCGCCGGGCTGGCCAGCGAACTGCCGGCCACCGCCGCCAATGCCTCCGGCGCGGCATTGAGCGCCGATCGTGCGCTGCTGCTGGCGCAGCGCGCCGCGTTCGGCGCGGCCCAGGGCGAGCGCCGCCTCGAACGCGCGCAGGCGCCGCAGATGATCTATCTCGACGACAGCGACCGCGCGCACCTGGCCTACGTGGTGTCGTTCTTCGCCGATGCGCCGCAGGGCGGCGCGCCGAGCCGGCCATTCGTGATCGTGGATGCGCGCAGCGGCGCGATCCTGAAGCAGTGGGAGGGCCTGACCACCCGCGACGCCACCGGCCCCGGCGGCAACGCCAAGACCGGCCAGTACGAGTACGGCACCAGCGGCAGCATCCACGGCTTCCTGGACGTGGACAACAACTGCCGCATGCAGAACACCAACGTCAAATCGGTGAACCTCAACGGCGGCAGCTCCGGCACCACCGCGTACCAGTTCACCTGCCCGCGCAACACCTACAAGGCCATCAACGGCGCCTACTCGCCGATCAACGACGCGCACTACTTCGGCGGCGTGATCGAGAAGATGTACCGCAGCTACGTCGGCGTGGCGCCGCTGAGCTTCCAGCTGGTGATGCGCGTGCATTACGGCTCGCGCTACGAGAACGCATTCTGGAACGGCTCGACGATGAACTTCGGCGACGGCAACACGCGCTTCTATCCGCTGGTCAGCGCCGACGTCGCCGGCCACGAGGTCTCGCACGGTTTCACCGAGCAGCATTCCAACCTCACCTACTCCGGCCAGTCCGGCGGCATCAACGAGGCGTTCTCGGACATGGCCGGCGAGGCCACCGAGTACTACCTCAAAGGCAGCAACGATTTCCTGGTGGGCGCGGAGATCGTCAAGGCCAGCGGCGCGCTGCGCTACATGGCCAATCCGACCCAGGACGGCGCCTCGATCGACAACGCCGCCAACTACAGCAGCGGCATGAACGTGCACTACTCCTCGGGCGTCTACAACAAGGCGTTCTACACCCTGGCCAAGACCTCCGGTTGGAACACGCGCAGCGCCTTCGAGGTCTTCGCCCGCGCCAACCAGCTGTACTGGACGCCCAGCACCAGCTTCAACAGCGGCGCCTGCGGCGTGCAGACCGCCGCCAGCGACCTGAGCCGTTCGGTGACCGCGGTGCGCAATGCCTTCGCCGCCGTCGGCGTGAGTTGCCCGCAGTAA
- a CDS encoding DEAD/DEAH box helicase, giving the protein MPFASLGLSPALYPAFAAALARAGWRTPTPIQQQAVPLIVAGHDLLAMAQTGSGKTAAFALPLLQACAQAARPARSTRVLVLVPTRELAAQVADTFVALGLELPRRPRVVVAVGGVSINPQMLALRGGADVVVATPGRLLDLLEQRALQLDAVAHLVLDEADRLLDLGFADELGQLLARLPAQRQTLLFSATFPAPVECLARRLLREPRRVDVAASATPDVAPAIRQRAIEVDATQRTALLRHLLQSEAWPQALVFVASQRGAENVAEKLRKTGVVAQPLHGELSQGRRRQTLEAFKANQLQVLVATDLAARGIDIAQLPVVVNYDLPRATVDYTHRIGRTARAGAAGMAVSFVDAASAAHLRLIEKREQQRVPRERIAGFEPAAAAATPETAPRTGGIKGKRPSKKDKLRAALAQRGGAPAKE; this is encoded by the coding sequence ATGCCCTTCGCTTCCCTGGGTCTGTCGCCCGCGCTGTATCCCGCCTTCGCCGCCGCGCTCGCGCGTGCCGGCTGGCGGACGCCCACGCCGATCCAGCAGCAGGCGGTGCCGCTGATCGTCGCCGGCCACGACCTGCTGGCCATGGCGCAGACCGGTTCCGGCAAGACCGCGGCATTCGCCTTGCCGTTGCTGCAGGCCTGCGCGCAGGCGGCCAGGCCGGCGCGCTCCACCCGCGTGCTGGTGCTGGTGCCGACCCGCGAGCTGGCGGCGCAGGTCGCCGACACCTTCGTCGCACTGGGCCTGGAACTGCCGCGGCGGCCGCGGGTGGTGGTGGCGGTCGGCGGGGTCTCGATCAATCCGCAGATGCTGGCGCTGCGCGGCGGCGCCGACGTGGTGGTGGCCACGCCCGGACGCCTGCTGGACCTGCTGGAGCAGCGCGCGCTGCAGCTGGACGCGGTGGCGCACCTGGTGCTGGACGAGGCCGATCGCCTGCTCGATCTGGGCTTCGCCGACGAACTGGGGCAACTCCTGGCGCGGCTGCCGGCGCAGCGGCAGACCCTGCTGTTTTCGGCCACCTTCCCGGCGCCGGTCGAATGCCTGGCACGGCGCCTGCTGCGCGAACCGCGACGCGTGGACGTCGCCGCCAGCGCCACGCCCGACGTCGCGCCGGCGATCCGGCAACGCGCCATCGAGGTCGATGCCACACAGCGCACCGCGCTGTTGCGCCACCTGCTGCAGAGCGAAGCCTGGCCGCAGGCGCTGGTGTTCGTCGCCAGCCAGCGTGGCGCCGAGAACGTGGCCGAGAAACTGCGCAAGACCGGCGTGGTCGCGCAGCCGCTACATGGCGAACTGAGCCAGGGCCGGCGCCGCCAGACCCTGGAGGCGTTCAAGGCGAATCAGCTGCAGGTGCTGGTCGCCACCGACCTGGCCGCGCGCGGGATCGACATCGCGCAGTTGCCGGTGGTGGTCAATTACGACCTGCCGCGCGCCACCGTCGACTACACCCACCGCATCGGGCGCACCGCGCGCGCCGGCGCCGCCGGCATGGCGGTGAGCTTCGTCGATGCGGCCAGCGCGGCGCATCTGCGCCTGATCGAGAAGCGCGAGCAGCAGCGTGTGCCGCGCGAGCGCATCGCCGGGTTCGAGCCGGCTGCGGCGGCCGCCACGCCCGAGACCGCGCCACGGACGGGGGGGATCAAGGGCAAGCGCCCGAGCAAGAAGGACAAGCTGCGCGCGGCGCTCGCGCAGCGTGGCGGAGCGCCTGCGAAGGAGTGA
- a CDS encoding lamin tail domain-containing protein: MRTMLLRAAVLSCALGCAGYAQAQVVISQVYGGGGNSGATYKSDFVELHNNGSEAVSLAGWSVQYASAAGSSWQVTALSGSIAPGGYYLVKQADGSGGSTALPTPDATGTIAMSGSAGKIALSKSSAALSGACPAGNADFVGYGSSASCAEGSAPTAAPSNTLAVLRGNGGCTDSDDNNADFATGAPTPRNSAAPVSLCGGGNLPVASVANVSRGEGDSGSTAFVFTIALSQPAGSGGVGFSVATRDGSATAGSDYQALAATSVTIPAGESSAQVSVLVNGDTANEPDETFYLDITGISGALPATLTASGVILNDDFNLVPIHSIQGSGARSPLVGQIVATSGIVTARRSAGFFLQAPDAEADADPLTSEGIYVYTGSAPPAEAAVGNAVRVQATVLEYVPSADPTQPPLTELGSPTVLLQSTGNPLPAAVELTTRFPDPNGAYDQLERLEGMRVTVPSLTVNTPTLGSVNETNASATSNGVFHAVVTGLPRAWRTAGVQQPDPLPAGSPAGVPRWNTNPQVIAVGSAGLGGERIDVASGCVVLGVSGPLDYSFRRYTIYPETAPSVQCNGADQPKPAPAPQADDVNVATYNMERFFDDQNDPAIGEPVLTPAAYQARLNKASLAIRNYLNTPDILGTVEVENLSVLQTLAARVNADAVAAGQPDPQYVAYLQEGNDVGGIDVGFLVKTAQVGAGIARVEVVSVSQEGKAATWTEPSGTVSLLNDRPPLLLKAIVHFADGRALPLTVVEVHQRSLNGAETDDASGQRIRAKRQAQAVFLANLLQARQAADPGEQLLVMGDFNAFEFNDGYVDAMGTVTGLPSADAQTVVEGDGADLVEPDLYNLTLLSTPDQSYSYAYDGNVQSLDHILANRALMQSAQVAGLVEGHARLNADFPAIARNDANSPARLSDHDPAVVLLKLKPLQRADLGVTVNAANAAVHAGDTIRYGVEVGNAGPDAARFAAVAFALDAAVTPSVTAAPGWACAAPEIAAQTVVTCTTTQFAAGAAQRFELAVPADAALVGRSLTLAASAASQTEDPNSANNGASAAVAVQAAPAGNLAVRIDGPATLPLTAFSASYRIALRNHGNAPVRRASLSVSGNTLSVLSALVPPRGWQCVRQAHGLRSAQFQCSTRADLAPGASTAFTLAVATRPLPADRSIVIEASASSASADADPADNTARFSTRIGR; this comes from the coding sequence ATGCGAACCATGCTGCTGCGAGCTGCGGTGTTGTCGTGCGCGTTGGGGTGTGCCGGGTATGCCCAGGCCCAGGTCGTCATCAGCCAGGTCTATGGCGGTGGCGGCAACAGCGGCGCCACCTACAAGAGCGATTTCGTCGAATTGCACAACAACGGCAGCGAGGCGGTGAGCCTGGCCGGCTGGTCGGTGCAGTACGCCTCGGCCGCCGGCAGCAGCTGGCAGGTCACCGCGCTGAGCGGCAGCATCGCGCCGGGCGGCTACTACCTGGTCAAGCAGGCCGACGGCAGCGGCGGCAGCACCGCGCTGCCCACGCCCGACGCCACCGGCACCATCGCCATGAGCGGCAGCGCCGGCAAGATCGCGCTGAGCAAGAGCAGCGCCGCGCTGAGCGGCGCCTGCCCGGCCGGCAATGCCGACTTCGTCGGCTACGGCAGCAGCGCCAGTTGCGCCGAAGGCAGCGCCCCTACCGCAGCGCCCAGCAACACCCTGGCGGTGCTGCGCGGCAACGGCGGCTGCACCGACAGCGACGACAACAACGCCGACTTCGCCACCGGCGCGCCGACCCCGCGCAACAGCGCCGCGCCGGTCAGCCTGTGCGGCGGCGGCAACCTGCCGGTGGCCAGCGTGGCCAACGTCAGCCGCGGCGAAGGCGACAGCGGCAGCACCGCATTCGTGTTCACCATCGCCCTGAGCCAACCGGCCGGCAGCGGCGGGGTCGGCTTCAGCGTCGCCACCCGCGACGGCAGCGCGACCGCCGGCAGCGACTACCAGGCGCTGGCCGCGACCAGCGTGACCATTCCCGCCGGCGAGAGCAGCGCGCAGGTCAGCGTGCTGGTCAATGGCGACACCGCCAACGAACCCGACGAGACCTTCTACCTCGACATCACCGGCATCAGCGGCGCCTTGCCGGCCACGCTGACCGCCAGCGGGGTGATCCTCAACGACGACTTCAACCTGGTGCCGATCCACAGCATCCAGGGCAGCGGCGCGCGTTCGCCGCTGGTCGGGCAGATCGTCGCCACCAGCGGCATCGTCACCGCGCGGCGCAGCGCCGGCTTCTTCCTGCAGGCGCCGGACGCCGAGGCCGATGCCGACCCGCTGACCTCCGAGGGCATCTACGTCTACACCGGCAGCGCGCCGCCGGCCGAGGCCGCGGTGGGCAACGCGGTGCGGGTGCAGGCCACCGTGCTCGAGTACGTGCCCAGCGCCGACCCGACCCAGCCGCCGCTGACCGAACTGGGCAGCCCGACCGTGCTGCTGCAGTCCACCGGCAACCCGCTGCCGGCCGCGGTCGAGCTGACCACCCGCTTCCCCGACCCGAACGGCGCCTACGACCAGCTCGAGCGCCTGGAAGGCATGCGCGTCACCGTGCCCAGCCTGACCGTCAACACGCCGACCCTGGGCAGCGTCAACGAGACCAACGCCAGCGCCACCAGCAATGGCGTGTTCCATGCCGTGGTCACCGGCCTGCCGCGCGCCTGGCGCACCGCCGGCGTGCAGCAGCCCGATCCGTTGCCGGCCGGCTCCCCGGCCGGCGTGCCGCGCTGGAACACCAACCCGCAGGTGATCGCGGTGGGCAGCGCCGGCCTCGGCGGCGAGCGCATCGACGTGGCCAGCGGCTGCGTGGTGCTCGGCGTCAGCGGCCCGCTGGACTACAGCTTCCGCCGCTACACGATCTATCCGGAAACCGCGCCCAGCGTGCAGTGCAACGGCGCCGACCAGCCCAAGCCGGCGCCGGCGCCGCAGGCCGACGACGTCAACGTCGCCACCTACAACATGGAGCGCTTCTTCGACGACCAGAACGACCCGGCGATCGGCGAACCGGTGCTGACTCCGGCCGCCTACCAGGCCCGCCTCAACAAGGCCTCGCTGGCGATCCGCAACTACCTCAACACGCCCGACATCCTGGGCACGGTGGAGGTGGAGAACCTGAGCGTGCTGCAGACCCTGGCCGCGCGCGTCAACGCCGACGCGGTCGCCGCCGGCCAGCCCGATCCGCAGTACGTGGCCTACCTGCAGGAAGGCAACGACGTCGGCGGCATCGACGTCGGCTTCCTGGTCAAGACCGCGCAGGTCGGCGCCGGCATCGCGCGGGTCGAAGTGGTCTCGGTGAGCCAGGAAGGCAAGGCCGCCACCTGGACCGAACCCAGCGGCACGGTCAGCCTGCTCAACGACCGCCCGCCGCTGCTGCTCAAGGCGATCGTGCATTTCGCCGACGGCCGCGCGCTGCCGCTGACCGTGGTCGAGGTGCACCAGCGCTCGCTCAACGGCGCGGAGACCGACGACGCCAGCGGCCAGCGCATCCGCGCCAAGCGCCAGGCGCAGGCCGTGTTCCTGGCCAACCTGCTGCAGGCGCGCCAGGCCGCCGATCCCGGCGAGCAGTTGCTGGTGATGGGCGACTTCAACGCCTTCGAGTTCAACGACGGCTACGTCGATGCGATGGGCACGGTGACCGGCCTGCCGTCGGCCGACGCGCAGACCGTGGTCGAGGGCGACGGCGCCGACCTGGTCGAGCCGGACCTGTACAACCTGACCCTGCTGTCCACGCCGGACCAGAGCTACTCCTACGCCTACGACGGCAATGTGCAGTCGCTGGACCACATCCTGGCCAACCGCGCGCTGATGCAGTCGGCGCAGGTCGCGGGCCTGGTCGAAGGCCATGCCCGGCTCAATGCCGACTTCCCCGCCATCGCGCGCAACGATGCCAACTCGCCGGCGCGGCTGTCCGACCACGACCCGGCGGTGGTGCTGCTCAAGCTCAAGCCGCTGCAGCGCGCCGACCTGGGGGTGACGGTGAACGCCGCCAATGCCGCGGTGCACGCCGGCGATACCATCCGCTACGGCGTGGAGGTCGGCAACGCCGGCCCGGACGCGGCGCGCTTCGCCGCGGTCGCCTTCGCCCTGGACGCGGCGGTGACGCCGAGCGTGACCGCCGCGCCGGGCTGGGCCTGCGCCGCGCCGGAGATCGCCGCGCAGACCGTGGTCACCTGCACCACCACGCAGTTCGCCGCCGGCGCGGCGCAGCGCTTCGAGTTGGCGGTGCCGGCCGACGCCGCCCTGGTTGGGCGCAGCCTGACCCTGGCCGCCTCGGCCGCCTCGCAGACCGAGGACCCGAACAGCGCCAACAACGGCGCCAGCGCCGCGGTGGCGGTGCAGGCTGCACCGGCCGGCAATCTGGCAGTACGCATCGACGGCCCGGCGACGCTGCCGCTCACCGCGTTCAGCGCCAGCTACCGCATCGCCCTGCGCAACCACGGCAATGCGCCGGTACGGCGCGCCAGCCTGAGCGTCAGCGGCAACACGCTGTCGGTGCTGTCGGCGCTGGTGCCGCCGCGCGGCTGGCAGTGCGTGCGCCAGGCGCACGGCCTGCGCAGCGCGCAGTTCCAGTGCAGCACCCGCGCCGACCTGGCGCCGGGCGCCAGCACCGCGTTCACCCTGGCGGTGGCGACCCGCCCGCTGCCGGCCGACCGCAGCATCGTGATCGAGGCCAGCGCCAGCTCCGCCTCGGCCGATGCCGATCCGGCCGACAACACGGCGCGCTTCAGCACCCGCATCGGCCGCTGA
- a CDS encoding alpha-ketoacid dehydrogenase subunit beta — MDELNPRLADTAAAHAAGTAHSAATARGDSPMTSTPITLIEAVTQALAWELQHDPSVLVLGEDVGVNGGVFRATAGLQQRFGAQRVLDTPLDETTIAGLTVGLAAQGMKPVAEAQFDGFVYPMVDHLICHAARLRNRTRGRLHCPMVLRVPWGGGIRAPEHHSEANEAIFTNVPGLRVVLPSSPQRAYGLLLAAIREPDPVIYMEPKRIYRQYKEVVADDGEALPLDVCFVLREGSDVTLVAWGAQVKEALEAADKLAADGISAEVIDVATLRPLDFDTIAESVARTGRCVIVQEAPRSAGFGAEIAARLAEQSMYDLVAPVQRVTGYDTHIPLFRLEMKYLPSVDKIVAAAKRAVAAG; from the coding sequence ATGGATGAGCTCAACCCCCGCCTCGCCGACACCGCCGCCGCGCACGCGGCCGGCACCGCCCACAGCGCCGCCACCGCGCGCGGAGACAGCCCGATGACCAGCACGCCCATTACCCTGATCGAGGCGGTGACCCAGGCACTGGCCTGGGAACTGCAGCACGACCCGTCGGTGCTGGTGCTGGGCGAGGACGTGGGCGTCAACGGGGGCGTGTTCCGCGCCACCGCCGGCCTGCAACAGCGCTTCGGCGCGCAGCGCGTGCTCGACACCCCGCTGGACGAGACCACCATCGCCGGCCTGACGGTCGGCCTGGCCGCGCAGGGCATGAAGCCGGTGGCCGAGGCGCAGTTCGACGGCTTCGTCTACCCGATGGTCGATCACCTGATCTGCCACGCCGCGCGCCTGCGCAACCGCACCCGCGGCCGCCTGCACTGCCCGATGGTGCTGCGCGTGCCGTGGGGCGGCGGCATCCGCGCGCCGGAGCACCACAGCGAAGCCAACGAGGCCATCTTCACCAACGTGCCGGGCCTGCGCGTGGTGCTGCCGTCCTCGCCGCAGCGCGCCTACGGCCTGCTGCTGGCGGCGATCCGCGAGCCGGATCCGGTGATCTACATGGAACCCAAGCGCATCTACCGCCAGTACAAGGAAGTGGTCGCCGACGACGGCGAAGCGCTGCCGCTGGACGTGTGCTTCGTGCTGCGCGAAGGCAGCGACGTGACCCTGGTGGCCTGGGGCGCGCAGGTCAAGGAAGCGCTGGAAGCGGCCGACAAGCTCGCCGCCGACGGCATCAGCGCCGAGGTCATCGACGTGGCCACGCTGCGTCCGCTGGACTTCGACACCATCGCCGAATCGGTGGCGCGCACCGGCCGCTGCGTGATCGTGCAGGAGGCCCCGCGCAGCGCCGGCTTCGGCGCCGAGATCGCCGCGCGCCTGGCCGAGCAGTCGATGTACGACCTGGTCGCGCCGGTGCAGCGCGTGACCGGCTACGACACGCACATCCCGTTGTTCAGGCTGGAAATGAAATACCTGCCGAGCGTGGACAAGATCGTCGCGGCGGCCAAGCGTGCCGTCGCCGCCGGCTGA
- a CDS encoding SH3 domain-containing protein, translating to MRARLLSDHRAAYPHPIRFAAGERVVLGVRDEEWPAFVWTTTAAGNAGWAPLAWLRPTGDGHAEALRDYDARELDAAQGDTVTLHHEHGGWWWAERADGAQGWLPARDLELLEETT from the coding sequence ATGCGCGCGCGCCTGCTTAGCGATCACCGCGCCGCCTACCCGCACCCGATCCGCTTCGCCGCCGGCGAGCGGGTGGTGCTGGGCGTGCGCGACGAGGAATGGCCCGCGTTCGTCTGGACCACCACCGCCGCCGGCAACGCCGGCTGGGCGCCGCTGGCGTGGTTGCGGCCGACCGGGGACGGCCACGCCGAGGCCTTGCGCGACTACGACGCGCGCGAACTCGATGCCGCGCAGGGCGACACCGTGACCCTGCATCACGAACACGGCGGTTGGTGGTGGGCCGAGCGCGCCGATGGCGCGCAGGGCTGGCTGCCGGCACGCGACCTGGAACTGCTGGAAGAGACCACATGA
- the pdhA gene encoding pyruvate dehydrogenase (acetyl-transferring) E1 component subunit alpha — translation MTIAAQFEIESLQYLDASGQPVRDALPADSANPQTLLALFKQMLYVRTFDSKAIALQRTGKLGTYASCLGHEATHIGIGASLRSGDVLAPSYREYGAMFMRGVRPREVLLYWGGDERGSDFPRDSDAARDFPICVPISTQCLHAAGAALAFKLRGEGHVAVATCGDGGSSKTDFYAALNSAGAYQLPLILCVINNGWAISVPRAAQTGAQTLAQKGLAGGLHCLQVDGNDLIAVLEAMRQARERALSGQGGTVIEFMTYRLSDHTTADDARRYRDDAEVKRAWANEPLLRLRAWLTAQGLWSEAEEAAWKQECARLVDIEVDAYLATPVQPVEAMFDYLYADPPPDLLAQRAEAIALERRHG, via the coding sequence ATGACCATCGCCGCGCAATTCGAAATCGAATCCCTGCAGTACCTCGACGCGAGCGGCCAGCCGGTCCGCGACGCGCTTCCGGCCGATTCGGCCAACCCGCAGACCCTGCTGGCGCTGTTCAAGCAGATGCTCTACGTGCGCACCTTCGACAGCAAGGCGATCGCCCTGCAGCGCACCGGCAAGCTCGGCACCTACGCGTCCTGCCTGGGCCACGAAGCCACCCACATCGGCATCGGCGCTTCGCTGCGCAGCGGCGACGTGCTGGCGCCCAGCTACCGCGAGTACGGCGCCATGTTCATGCGCGGCGTGCGCCCGCGCGAGGTGCTGCTGTACTGGGGCGGCGACGAACGCGGCAGCGATTTCCCGCGCGATTCGGATGCCGCCCGCGATTTCCCGATCTGCGTGCCGATCTCCACCCAGTGCCTGCATGCCGCCGGCGCCGCGCTGGCGTTCAAGCTGCGCGGCGAGGGCCACGTCGCGGTCGCCACTTGCGGCGACGGCGGCTCGTCGAAGACCGACTTCTACGCCGCGCTCAATTCCGCCGGCGCCTACCAACTGCCGCTGATCCTGTGCGTGATCAACAACGGCTGGGCGATCTCGGTGCCGCGCGCGGCGCAGACCGGCGCGCAGACCCTGGCACAGAAGGGCCTGGCCGGCGGCCTGCATTGCCTGCAGGTGGACGGCAACGACCTGATCGCGGTGCTGGAGGCGATGCGCCAGGCGCGCGAGCGCGCGCTGTCCGGCCAGGGCGGCACGGTGATCGAGTTCATGACCTACCGCCTGTCCGACCACACCACCGCCGACGACGCGCGCCGCTACCGCGACGACGCCGAGGTCAAGCGCGCCTGGGCGAACGAACCGCTGCTGCGGCTGCGCGCCTGGCTGACCGCGCAGGGCCTGTGGAGCGAGGCCGAGGAGGCGGCGTGGAAGCAGGAGTGCGCGCGCCTGGTCGACATCGAGGTCGACGCCTACCTGGCCACGCCGGTGCAGCCGGTGGAGGCGATGTTCGACTACCTGTACGCCGATCCGCCGCCGGACCTGCTCGCGCAGCGCGCCGAGGCCATCGCCCTGGAGCGCCGCCATGGATGA